One Pseudonocardia abyssalis DNA segment encodes these proteins:
- a CDS encoding pyridoxamine 5'-phosphate oxidase family protein, producing the protein MRTLIDGSAEFREFWTERHLCTLVTLRADGSPHVVPVGVTIDVEAGLARVICRGGSTKARNAAERGTAVVSQVDGGRWSTLEGTAVVRTDRDAVGEAERRYAQRYRVPKENPERVVIEIAIRRVMGLS; encoded by the coding sequence GTGCGCACGCTCATCGACGGCTCCGCCGAGTTCCGCGAGTTCTGGACCGAGCGGCACCTCTGCACGCTGGTCACGCTGCGCGCCGACGGGAGCCCGCACGTCGTGCCGGTGGGGGTCACGATCGACGTCGAGGCCGGGCTGGCGCGGGTGATCTGCCGGGGCGGGTCGACGAAGGCACGCAACGCCGCGGAGCGCGGGACGGCGGTCGTCTCGCAGGTCGACGGCGGGCGCTGGTCGACGCTGGAGGGCACCGCCGTCGTGCGGACGGACCGTGACGCCGTCGGCGAGGCGGAGCGGCGCTACGCGCAGCGGTACCGCGTGCCGAAGGAGAACCCGGAGCGGGTCGTCATCGAGATCGCGATCCGCCGGGTGATGGGCTTGAGCTGA
- a CDS encoding winged helix-turn-helix transcriptional regulator translates to MDFRELDSTRCSVARTAALVGDAWTVLVLRDLFNGIRRFDDLAAHLGIARNVLTRRLTHLTDAGLVDRVPYREPGRRERHEYRLTPAGRDLRPVILAMLEYGDRHLAGSDGPPMRVEHAGCGEPVHVEIRCAEGHLVEPQTRLRTVPLDAALRAG, encoded by the coding sequence ATGGACTTCCGGGAGCTCGACAGCACCCGCTGCTCCGTGGCCCGCACCGCGGCGCTGGTGGGCGACGCGTGGACCGTCCTCGTCCTGCGCGACCTGTTCAACGGCATCCGCCGCTTCGACGACCTCGCCGCCCACCTCGGCATCGCCCGCAACGTGCTGACGCGGCGGCTGACGCACCTCACCGACGCCGGCCTCGTCGACCGCGTGCCCTACCGCGAGCCGGGCCGCCGCGAGCGCCACGAGTACCGACTCACCCCCGCCGGCCGCGACCTGCGGCCCGTCATCCTCGCCATGCTGGAGTACGGCGACCGACACCTCGCCGGGTCCGACGGTCCGCCCATGCGCGTGGAGCACGCGGGGTGCGGCGAGCCGGTGCACGTGGAGATCCGCTGCGCCGAGGGGCACCTCGTCGAGCCGCAGACCCGCCTGCGCACGGTGCCGCTGGACGCGGCCCTGCGCGCGGGCTGA
- a CDS encoding phage holin family protein: MTPPQGAGRMVRGGRVVVRVLAIWLLTTGALNLLDELLVGFEMTSWWQPTVLALALGLLSAVVWPLILRVALPVAVFTLGVASYLVLGAALLLVSFAIPGVTIVDLSTAVVVAIVMSVVGALVSWLFGLDEDEIFFRRTARRSGATDDTDDRPPGVVFLQVDGLGHDTLRRALRSGEMPVFSRWLAEGSHRLTHWNTDWSSQTGASVCGILHGDSSDILGFRWYEKDRDHVMACSNPEDAAEIERRASDGRGLLAVDGAGHGNLFTGDAPYVSLTMSAVPVLSGRGRRGRQHVASGYGYFAYFASPVNALRTLGGAVAEIVRELRASITQRQRNVFPRVHRGLWFPFVRAGTNVIARDVVVSAIIEDMFAGRAAVYADFLGYDEVSHYSGVERWDSLAVLRDIDQHIGRIHRATQLAPRRYHVVCLSDHGQTQGWAFADRFDESVEELVGRLCGAPDITRAASGRSEKGWQAGTVLAEASGRGFVANRLRERVERVRAEEHAPHIAEDAARVPRVAPGVVAVASGHMAMVSFTEHVGRVELETIEREFPDLLPGLVDHPGIGFVLVRSAEYGPVVLGRDGLHRLATGVVLGDDPLAGYGPHAADLVRRVDGFGNCADIMINSRYDPATEDAPPFEPHVGSHGGLGGAQSRGFLLHPAALPSPDGEIVGAGELHRVLRGWLSHLGHPVPEGGRPELHSESPQNR, from the coding sequence ATGACACCGCCGCAGGGTGCCGGCCGGATGGTCCGCGGCGGGCGCGTCGTCGTCCGCGTGCTCGCGATCTGGCTGCTGACGACGGGCGCGCTCAACCTCCTCGACGAACTGCTCGTCGGCTTCGAGATGACGAGCTGGTGGCAGCCGACGGTCCTCGCGCTCGCGCTCGGCCTGCTCAGCGCCGTGGTGTGGCCGCTGATCCTGCGGGTCGCGCTGCCGGTCGCGGTGTTCACCCTCGGCGTCGCGTCCTACCTGGTGCTGGGCGCCGCGCTGCTGCTGGTGTCGTTCGCGATCCCGGGCGTCACGATCGTCGACCTGTCGACGGCGGTGGTCGTCGCGATCGTCATGTCGGTGGTCGGGGCGCTGGTGTCCTGGCTGTTCGGGCTCGACGAGGACGAGATCTTCTTCCGCCGCACCGCGCGGCGCTCCGGCGCCACCGACGACACCGACGACCGGCCGCCCGGTGTGGTGTTCCTGCAGGTCGACGGCCTGGGCCACGACACGCTGCGCCGCGCCCTGCGCAGTGGCGAGATGCCGGTGTTCTCCCGCTGGCTCGCCGAGGGCAGCCACCGCCTGACGCACTGGAACACCGACTGGAGCTCCCAGACCGGCGCGAGCGTCTGCGGGATCCTGCACGGCGACAGCTCCGACATCCTCGGCTTCCGCTGGTACGAGAAGGACCGCGACCACGTGATGGCGTGCTCCAACCCCGAGGACGCCGCCGAGATCGAGCGGCGCGCGTCCGACGGGCGGGGGCTGCTCGCCGTCGACGGGGCGGGCCACGGCAACCTGTTCACCGGCGACGCGCCGTACGTCTCGCTGACCATGAGCGCGGTGCCGGTGCTCAGCGGCCGCGGCCGGCGCGGGCGCCAGCACGTCGCCTCCGGCTACGGCTACTTCGCCTACTTCGCGAGCCCCGTCAACGCCCTGCGCACGCTCGGCGGGGCGGTGGCGGAGATCGTCCGGGAGCTGCGGGCGTCGATCACGCAGCGGCAGCGCAACGTGTTCCCGCGGGTGCACCGCGGGCTGTGGTTCCCGTTCGTCCGGGCGGGCACGAACGTCATCGCCCGCGACGTGGTCGTGTCCGCGATCATCGAGGACATGTTCGCCGGCCGGGCCGCCGTCTACGCCGACTTCCTCGGCTACGACGAGGTCTCGCACTACTCGGGTGTCGAGCGCTGGGACTCCCTCGCCGTGCTGCGCGACATCGACCAGCACATCGGCCGCATCCACCGCGCCACCCAGCTCGCCCCGCGCCGCTACCACGTGGTGTGCCTCTCCGATCACGGCCAGACCCAGGGCTGGGCGTTCGCCGACCGGTTCGACGAGTCGGTGGAGGAGCTGGTCGGGCGCCTGTGCGGAGCGCCGGACATCACCCGTGCGGCGTCGGGACGCTCGGAGAAGGGCTGGCAGGCCGGCACCGTGCTGGCCGAGGCGTCCGGGCGCGGGTTCGTCGCCAACCGGCTGCGCGAGCGGGTCGAGCGCGTACGCGCCGAGGAACACGCGCCGCACATCGCCGAGGACGCCGCCCGGGTGCCGCGGGTCGCGCCGGGCGTCGTCGCGGTGGCGTCGGGGCACATGGCGATGGTGTCGTTCACCGAGCACGTCGGGCGCGTCGAGCTGGAGACGATCGAGCGCGAGTTTCCCGACCTGCTGCCCGGACTCGTCGACCATCCCGGGATCGGGTTCGTGCTGGTCCGCAGCGCCGAGTACGGCCCGGTCGTGCTCGGGCGCGACGGGCTGCACCGCCTCGCCACCGGCGTCGTGCTCGGTGACGACCCGCTCGCCGGCTACGGCCCGCACGCCGCCGACCTCGTCCGGCGCGTCGACGGGTTCGGCAACTGCGCGGACATCATGATCAACAGTCGGTACGACCCGGCTACGGAGGACGCGCCGCCGTTCGAGCCGCACGTCGGCAGCCACGGGGGACTCGGCGGCGCGCAGTCGCGCGGGTTCCTGCTGCACCCGGCCGCGCTGCCGTCGCCGGACGGGGAGATCGTCGGGGCGGGGGAGCTGCACCGCGTGCTGCGCGGCTGGCTCTCCCATCTCGGGCATCCCGTTCCCGAGGGCGGCCGGCCGGAACTGCATTCGGAATCGCCGCAGAATCGTTGA
- a CDS encoding MBL fold metallo-hydrolase: protein MQGLAMRFLGHSTVRLELAGRVVLTDPVLTGRVGPLRRMVAPVEPGDHAGVDLVLLSHLHADHLHLPSLRRLIGARIVVPRGAGEWLRGKGVRDVEELGIGEELTDGDLHVTGVEAAHSGHRWGPRSTRGPQARAMGHLVRAGEVSVYVSGDTDLFDGMADIPQPDVALLPVWGWGPSLGPGHLDPARAAEAVALLRPRIVVPVHWGTLAVPGLTRAPGARGENMRRLLIEPPRTFAAAVAASGVETHVALTEPGDRVALPVHP from the coding sequence GTGCAGGGGCTCGCGATGCGTTTCCTCGGCCACTCCACCGTCCGGCTGGAGCTGGCCGGGCGGGTCGTGCTGACCGACCCCGTGCTCACCGGGCGGGTCGGCCCGCTGCGCCGCATGGTGGCGCCGGTCGAACCCGGCGACCACGCGGGCGTCGACCTCGTCCTGCTCTCCCACCTGCACGCCGACCACCTGCACCTGCCGTCGCTGCGCCGCCTCATCGGCGCGCGGATCGTGGTGCCCCGCGGGGCGGGGGAGTGGTTGCGCGGCAAGGGCGTCCGCGACGTCGAGGAGCTGGGCATCGGCGAGGAGCTGACCGACGGCGACCTGCACGTCACCGGCGTGGAGGCCGCGCACAGCGGACACCGCTGGGGCCCGCGATCGACCCGCGGCCCGCAGGCCCGTGCGATGGGGCACCTGGTCCGGGCGGGGGAGGTCAGCGTCTACGTCTCCGGCGACACCGACCTGTTCGACGGGATGGCCGACATCCCGCAGCCCGACGTCGCGCTGCTGCCGGTCTGGGGCTGGGGCCCGTCACTGGGCCCCGGCCACCTCGATCCCGCCCGCGCCGCGGAGGCCGTCGCGCTGCTGCGGCCGCGGATCGTCGTGCCGGTGCACTGGGGCACGCTCGCCGTCCCCGGCCTGACGCGCGCCCCCGGCGCCCGCGGCGAGAACATGCGGCGGCTGCTGATCGAGCCGCCGCGGACGTTCGCCGCCGCCGTGGCCGCGTCCGGCGTCGAGACCCACGTCGCGCTGACCGAGCCGGGCGACCGGGTCGCGCTGCCGGTGCACCCGTGA
- a CDS encoding VOC family protein: MEILSSRVILRPTDAGRSVAFYRDVLGLAIAREFPGGTVFFAGNGFVEVSGGSDGGARDGVVLWLQVRDVDAAHRELADHVVRGPRDEPWGLREMWITDPDGTRIVLVQVPPEHPIRRDTRS; encoded by the coding sequence GTGGAGATCCTCTCGTCCCGCGTCATCCTCCGACCGACGGACGCCGGGCGCAGCGTCGCGTTCTACCGCGACGTGCTCGGTCTCGCGATCGCCCGCGAGTTCCCCGGCGGCACGGTGTTCTTCGCGGGCAACGGGTTCGTGGAGGTGTCGGGCGGGTCGGACGGTGGCGCGCGCGACGGGGTCGTGCTGTGGCTGCAGGTCCGCGACGTCGATGCCGCGCACCGGGAACTCGCCGACCACGTGGTGCGCGGGCCGCGCGACGAGCCGTGGGGGCTGCGCGAGATGTGGATCACCGACCCCGACGGCACCCGGATCGTCCTGGTGCAGGTGCCGCCGGAGCACCCGATCCGCCGTGACACCCGGTCCTGA
- a CDS encoding ATP-dependent 6-phosphofructokinase — MSEPARVVNLPRTPPAPPDLAISTLGPGRIESPLAELLDNSRTSEHYVDENDKVLLDDTLAGITARGVPAAELPGMEPCGPRRKIFFDPAKTRAAVVTCGGLCPGLNDVIAGLVRTLTYHYKVRRVIGIRNGYQGFVPSYGHDVVDLTPESVRDIATDGGTVLGTSRGHQDPDEIVDCLERLHVNVLFVVGGDGSMRGAMRIAATVAERGLMIAVVGIPKTIDNDIPYIDQSFGFQTAFSHASDAIRAARVEATSTANGIGLVKLMGRHSGFIACYAALARSGADVVLIPEVPFGLDGEGGLLAHLRRRVLERGHAVVVVAEGAGQELLGHEGDVDASGNAKLGDIGPYLRRRIGDHFSDAGIETSIRYIDPSYAIRSVPANPYDSVYCVRLAQAAVHAAMSGRTEMVVGRYRRRFVHVPMAAAVSRRNQVDPHGDLWMAVLESTGQPVHFT; from the coding sequence GTGAGCGAGCCCGCCCGCGTGGTGAACCTCCCGCGCACCCCACCCGCGCCGCCGGACCTGGCGATCTCCACCCTCGGGCCGGGCCGCATCGAGTCGCCGCTCGCGGAGCTGCTCGACAACAGCCGGACCAGCGAGCACTACGTCGACGAGAACGACAAGGTCCTCCTCGACGACACCCTCGCCGGCATCACCGCCCGTGGCGTCCCGGCGGCCGAGCTGCCCGGCATGGAGCCCTGCGGACCGCGTCGCAAGATCTTCTTCGACCCGGCCAAGACCCGCGCCGCCGTCGTCACCTGCGGCGGGCTGTGCCCCGGGCTCAACGACGTGATCGCCGGGCTCGTCCGCACGCTGACCTACCACTACAAGGTCCGTCGCGTGATCGGCATCCGCAACGGCTACCAGGGCTTCGTCCCCTCCTACGGCCACGACGTCGTCGACCTGACGCCGGAGTCGGTGCGCGACATCGCCACCGACGGCGGCACCGTGCTCGGCACCTCGCGCGGGCACCAGGACCCCGACGAGATCGTCGACTGCCTGGAGCGCCTCCACGTCAACGTCCTGTTCGTCGTCGGCGGTGACGGGTCGATGCGCGGCGCGATGCGGATCGCCGCGACCGTGGCCGAGCGCGGGCTGATGATCGCGGTCGTCGGCATCCCGAAGACGATCGACAACGACATCCCCTACATCGACCAGAGTTTCGGCTTCCAGACCGCGTTCTCCCACGCCAGCGACGCGATCCGGGCGGCGCGGGTCGAGGCGACGTCCACGGCCAACGGCATCGGGCTGGTCAAGCTCATGGGACGGCACTCCGGCTTCATCGCCTGCTACGCCGCACTCGCCCGCAGCGGCGCCGACGTCGTACTCATCCCCGAGGTGCCCTTCGGGCTCGACGGCGAGGGCGGGCTGCTGGCCCATCTGCGCCGCCGCGTCCTGGAGCGGGGGCACGCCGTCGTCGTGGTGGCGGAGGGGGCGGGCCAGGAACTGCTCGGTCACGAGGGCGACGTCGACGCGTCGGGCAACGCGAAGCTCGGCGACATCGGCCCCTACCTGCGGCGCCGGATCGGCGACCACTTCTCCGACGCCGGCATCGAGACCTCCATCCGCTACATCGACCCCAGCTACGCGATCCGCAGCGTCCCCGCCAACCCCTACGACTCGGTGTACTGCGTACGGCTGGCGCAGGCCGCGGTGCACGCGGCGATGAGCGGGCGGACGGAGATGGTGGTCGGCAGGTACCGGCGGCGGTTCGTGCACGTCCCGATGGCGGCGGCGGTGAGCAGGCGCAACCAGGTCGACCCGCACGGGGACCTGTGGATGGCGGTGCTGGAGTCCACGGGCCAACCGGTCCACTTCACCTGA
- a CDS encoding DedA family protein: MDLSDPTSIGYPVVFGGVLLGSIVPVVPTGAVVGAAAAIATSTGRLSLVVVLLLSVAAALIGDLVTFAVAKAGSAAAQRWVARGQSRDRLDEVRGQFATRGALLVVVGRLLPAGRIPVLLAAGALDYPWRRLVPAALAACVLWAVAYAVLGVVSGGLFDSPVVATLVATGLVFAVAGIGALVSRSRKART, translated from the coding sequence ATCGACCTGTCCGATCCCACGTCGATCGGCTACCCCGTCGTGTTCGGCGGCGTGCTGCTCGGCTCGATCGTGCCCGTCGTGCCGACCGGGGCCGTGGTCGGCGCGGCCGCCGCGATCGCCACCAGCACCGGCCGTCTCTCGCTCGTCGTGGTGCTGCTGCTCTCCGTCGCCGCCGCGCTGATCGGCGACCTCGTCACGTTCGCCGTCGCCAAGGCCGGCAGCGCCGCGGCGCAGCGCTGGGTGGCGCGCGGGCAGTCCCGCGACCGGCTCGACGAGGTGCGCGGGCAGTTCGCGACGCGCGGCGCCCTGCTCGTCGTCGTCGGGCGGCTGCTCCCCGCGGGCCGGATCCCGGTGCTGCTCGCCGCGGGCGCGCTCGACTACCCGTGGCGGCGGCTCGTCCCCGCTGCCCTCGCGGCGTGCGTGCTGTGGGCGGTCGCGTACGCGGTGCTCGGCGTCGTCAGCGGCGGGCTGTTCGACTCACCGGTCGTGGCCACGCTCGTCGCCACCGGGCTGGTCTTCGCGGTGGCGGGGATCGGCGCTCTCGTGTCCCGGAGCAGGAAGGCGCGCACATGA
- a CDS encoding MFS transporter — protein MPEPRPAARPALVIGVLASCGLAVSLMQTLVVPLLPQFPRLLNASTSTVTWLVTATLVAGAVCAPVLGRLGDMYGKRRMLLVALGLVTVGSALGALAPGVEMLLVARVLQGASLGVVPLGISIMRDVLPPERVGSGIALMSSSLGIGGAVGLPITGLVAQQTSWRWLFVGAAALGALLLLLVGRMVAESPSRSGGRFDVPGAIGLSAALVCLLLAISKGSDWGWASPAVIILLVAAVVLFASWGRMELRTASPLVDLRTSARPAVLWTNIGSILIGFSMFAQFLMTTQVLQAPLESGYGFGLSLVAAGVVLLPIGGAMALFSPVSARLSARFGARLTLVSGTIVLAVGNLSMAVLPGSILLVMAAATVTAIGAALAYSALPLLIMDAVPPTETAAANSLNTLMRMLGTSSCSAVVAAVASGLTITVGGATLPAATAYTVVFLAAAGAAAVAAVISALTPGATPAATTATPVPAAA, from the coding sequence GTGCCCGAACCCCGTCCCGCCGCCAGACCGGCTCTCGTCATCGGGGTGCTCGCCTCGTGCGGTCTCGCCGTGTCGCTCATGCAGACCCTCGTCGTGCCGCTGCTGCCGCAGTTCCCGCGGCTGCTGAACGCCTCGACGTCGACGGTCACGTGGCTGGTCACGGCCACCCTCGTCGCGGGGGCGGTCTGCGCGCCGGTGCTCGGCCGCCTCGGCGACATGTACGGCAAGCGCCGGATGCTGCTCGTCGCGCTCGGACTGGTGACGGTCGGCTCCGCGCTGGGGGCCCTCGCACCGGGCGTCGAGATGCTGCTCGTGGCGCGGGTGCTGCAGGGTGCGTCGCTCGGGGTCGTGCCGCTGGGGATCAGCATCATGCGCGACGTCCTGCCGCCCGAGCGTGTGGGCAGCGGGATCGCGCTGATGAGCTCGTCGCTGGGGATCGGCGGGGCGGTCGGGCTGCCGATCACCGGGCTCGTCGCGCAGCAGACGAGCTGGCGCTGGCTCTTCGTCGGCGCCGCGGCCCTCGGGGCGCTCCTGCTCCTGCTGGTCGGGCGCATGGTCGCGGAGTCGCCGTCGCGGTCGGGCGGGCGCTTCGACGTGCCCGGCGCCATCGGCCTGTCCGCCGCGCTGGTCTGCCTGCTCCTCGCCATCTCCAAGGGCAGCGACTGGGGCTGGGCGAGCCCCGCGGTGATCATCCTGCTGGTGGCGGCCGTCGTGCTGTTCGCCTCGTGGGGGCGGATGGAACTGCGGACGGCCTCGCCGCTGGTCGATCTGCGGACCTCCGCACGCCCGGCCGTGCTGTGGACGAACATCGGCTCGATCCTCATCGGGTTCTCGATGTTCGCCCAGTTCCTCATGACGACGCAGGTGCTGCAGGCGCCGCTGGAGTCCGGGTACGGCTTCGGGCTGTCGCTCGTGGCCGCCGGCGTCGTGCTGCTGCCGATCGGCGGGGCGATGGCCCTGTTCTCCCCGGTCTCGGCACGGCTCTCGGCCCGTTTCGGCGCCCGCCTGACCCTCGTGTCCGGCACGATCGTGCTCGCGGTCGGCAACCTGTCGATGGCCGTGCTGCCCGGATCGATCCTGCTGGTGATGGCGGCCGCCACCGTCACCGCGATCGGTGCCGCCCTCGCCTACTCCGCGCTGCCGCTGCTCATCATGGACGCCGTTCCGCCGACGGAGACGGCCGCGGCCAACAGCCTCAACACGCTCATGCGGATGCTCGGGACGTCGTCGTGCAGCGCGGTCGTCGCGGCCGTCGCGAGCGGGCTGACGATCACGGTCGGCGGGGCGACGCTGCCCGCCGCCACGGCGTACACGGTGGTGTTCCTGGCCGCCGCCGGAGCCGCCGCGGTGGCCGCGGTGATCTCGGCCCTCACCCCGGGCGCGACGCCCGCCGCGACGACGGCGACACCGGTCCCGGCCGCCGCCTGA
- a CDS encoding alpha/beta fold hydrolase translates to MTTIAAGVLDVHVSGPSEGPPVLLLHGFPQGADSWDAVLPALHDAGYRTIAPDQRGYSPGARPTGRAAYRLPELTSDALAVIADRAGGRAHIVGHDWGAAVAWRLAARYPDAVRSLTAVSVPPTAAFARSLVTSRQVLASWYMGAFQIPWLPERLLRPDDRGYSPRLSAALRRTGQTRERARRDAARLADPAALTAALGWYRGILASGARDADPAVTVPTLFVWSDGDTALTRQSTELAHRYVTGPYSYAELHGVSHWVPEEAPEQFAELLLAHLAAYPG, encoded by the coding sequence GTGACGACCATCGCCGCGGGAGTTCTCGACGTCCACGTGTCCGGCCCGTCCGAGGGGCCGCCGGTGCTCCTGCTGCACGGCTTCCCGCAGGGCGCCGACTCCTGGGACGCCGTGCTCCCCGCACTGCACGACGCCGGCTACCGCACGATCGCCCCCGATCAGCGCGGGTACTCACCCGGCGCCCGCCCCACCGGACGGGCGGCCTACCGGCTCCCGGAGCTGACGTCCGACGCGCTCGCGGTGATCGCCGACCGCGCCGGGGGCCGCGCGCACATCGTCGGGCACGACTGGGGAGCGGCCGTCGCGTGGCGGCTCGCGGCGCGGTACCCGGACGCGGTCCGGTCGCTGACGGCGGTGTCGGTGCCGCCCACCGCCGCGTTCGCGCGCTCGCTCGTGACGTCGCGCCAGGTGCTCGCGTCCTGGTACATGGGGGCGTTCCAGATCCCGTGGCTGCCGGAGCGACTGCTGCGCCCCGACGACCGCGGGTACTCCCCGCGCCTGTCCGCGGCCCTGCGCCGGACCGGTCAGACCCGCGAGCGCGCCCGCCGTGACGCCGCCCGCCTCGCCGATCCGGCCGCGCTGACCGCCGCCCTGGGCTGGTACCGCGGCATCCTCGCCTCCGGCGCCCGCGACGCCGACCCCGCCGTCACGGTGCCGACGCTGTTCGTCTGGAGCGACGGCGACACCGCACTGACCCGGCAGAGCACCGAGCTGGCCCACCGGTACGTCACGGGGCCGTACTCCTACGCGGAACTGCACGGCGTGAGCCACTGGGTCCCGGAGGAGGCGCCGGAGCAGTTCGCCGAGCTGCTCCTGGCCCACCTCGCCGCGTACCCGGGCTGA
- a CDS encoding MFS transporter: protein MTTQRSGLVLAVTSLAAFLVFLDVTIVNIAFPDVRATYPDVSLADLSWIFTAYNVVFAALLIPAGRLADARGRRRVFGIGLVLFGLASLACALAPTAGVLVAARAVQAVAAALLAPASLALLLPAFPPERRGAAVGLWGATGGIAAATGPALGGVLVDAFGWRAVFLVNLPVVLLTLVVGRFVLVESRDPDARLPDLLSALLLGAGVAAVSLGIVRGEDGGWSDAVWPLVAGVGLLVAFGLRSARVARPLVEPALFRLRSFAGSVAGYLAFSAAFYALLLANILFLTAVWRYDVLAAGLAVTPGPLMAAVASPVAGRVADRFGAGVAVVAGGLLFTAGCMVFVTGIGPDPAWLTAFLPATLLTGTGVGAVYAGLGTAAVSELPPARFATGSAVGTCARQIGAVLGIALLLSGLAAAGSSFEAFRTGWLLMAAGGAATVACGLVVGAVRARPVPAPVPVSQEESA from the coding sequence ATGACAACTCAGCGATCGGGCCTCGTGCTCGCGGTGACGTCGCTGGCGGCGTTCCTCGTCTTCCTCGACGTCACGATCGTCAACATCGCCTTCCCGGACGTGCGCGCGACCTACCCGGACGTGTCGCTCGCCGACCTGTCGTGGATCTTCACCGCCTACAACGTCGTGTTCGCCGCGCTGCTCATCCCCGCGGGTCGTCTGGCCGACGCCCGAGGCCGCAGGCGGGTCTTCGGGATCGGCCTGGTGCTGTTCGGGCTCGCGTCGCTGGCCTGCGCGCTCGCCCCCACCGCCGGGGTGCTCGTCGCGGCCCGCGCGGTCCAGGCCGTCGCCGCCGCGCTGCTCGCCCCGGCGTCGCTCGCGCTGCTGCTGCCGGCGTTCCCGCCCGAGCGCCGCGGTGCGGCCGTCGGGCTGTGGGGGGCCACCGGCGGGATCGCCGCCGCCACCGGCCCGGCCCTGGGCGGCGTGCTGGTCGACGCGTTCGGCTGGCGCGCGGTGTTCCTCGTCAACCTGCCGGTCGTGCTGCTCACGCTCGTCGTCGGCCGGTTCGTGCTGGTCGAGTCCCGCGACCCCGACGCCCGGTTGCCCGACCTGCTCTCCGCGCTGCTGCTCGGGGCGGGCGTCGCCGCGGTGTCGCTGGGCATCGTCCGCGGCGAGGACGGCGGCTGGTCGGACGCGGTGTGGCCGCTCGTGGCGGGCGTCGGGCTGCTGGTGGCGTTCGGTCTGCGCAGCGCCCGTGTGGCGCGGCCGCTCGTGGAGCCCGCGCTGTTCCGGCTGCGCAGCTTCGCCGGGTCGGTCGCCGGCTACCTCGCGTTCTCCGCCGCCTTCTACGCGCTGCTGCTCGCCAACATCCTGTTCCTGACGGCGGTATGGCGCTACGACGTGCTCGCCGCCGGACTCGCCGTCACGCCGGGCCCGCTGATGGCCGCCGTCGCGTCGCCGGTGGCCGGGCGCGTTGCCGACCGGTTCGGGGCGGGGGTCGCGGTGGTCGCGGGCGGACTGCTGTTCACCGCGGGGTGCATGGTGTTCGTGACGGGCATCGGCCCCGACCCGGCCTGGCTCACCGCGTTCCTGCCCGCGACGTTGCTCACCGGCACCGGGGTGGGTGCCGTCTACGCCGGTCTCGGCACGGCGGCGGTGTCCGAGCTGCCCCCCGCGCGGTTCGCCACCGGCAGTGCCGTCGGCACGTGCGCGCGCCAGATCGGGGCGGTGCTGGGCATCGCGCTCCTGCTGTCCGGGCTCGCCGCCGCGGGCTCCTCGTTCGAGGCGTTCCGCACCGGCTGGCTGCTGATGGCCGCGGGCGGGGCCGCCACGGTCGCGTGCGGCCTCGTCGTCGGTGCGGTCCGCGCCCGTCCCGTCCCCGCGCCGGTCCCCGTCTCCCAGGAGGAATCCGCATGA
- a CDS encoding PaaI family thioesterase: MTDTVPDVRERSHTWEDPRLTAAAAQGVDGLTFLRALAAGEVPPAPIATTLGFTLLEVESGRVVFGLEPHEYHFNPIGSVHGGVFATLLDSAAGCAVHSALPVGVGYTSLDLSVKFLRGLGADSGPVRCEGLVVHMGGRTALAEARLYDGQGRLCAHATSSCMIFRPAAA, translated from the coding sequence ATGACCGACACCGTTCCCGACGTCCGCGAGCGCTCCCACACCTGGGAGGACCCGCGGCTCACCGCGGCCGCCGCGCAGGGCGTCGACGGGCTGACGTTCCTGCGCGCACTGGCCGCGGGAGAGGTCCCACCCGCGCCGATCGCCACGACGCTGGGCTTCACGCTGCTGGAGGTCGAGTCCGGGCGGGTGGTGTTCGGGCTGGAGCCCCACGAGTACCACTTCAACCCGATCGGCTCGGTGCACGGCGGGGTGTTCGCGACGCTGCTCGACTCCGCGGCGGGCTGCGCCGTCCACTCCGCCCTGCCGGTCGGCGTCGGCTACACGAGCCTGGACCTGAGCGTGAAGTTCCTGCGCGGGTTGGGTGCGGACTCGGGGCCCGTGCGCTGCGAGGGGCTGGTCGTGCACATGGGCGGACGCACCGCGCTCGCCGAGGCCCGCCTCTACGACGGCCAGGGTCGGCTCTGCGCACACGCCACGAGCAGCTGCATGATCTTCCGGCCGGCGGCGGCCTGA